The sequence GATCTTTGGATATGGGTGCGGGCCAACGGCTGAGCCGATGACGTAAAATGCACTCTCTATCTCGTTTACCCACGCTTGTATGGCCGCCGTAGTCGCCTCTTTTAGCGTTTTTAAGCCGTCTTCTACGCTCACCACTTTTGCTCCAAGAAGCTGCATACGAAAGGCATTTAGCTGCTGTCTAGCAACATCCGTAGCCCCCATATACACGTCGCACTCCAAGCCCAAAAGTGCCGCAGCAGTCGCTGTCGCCACGCCGTGCTGACCAGCTCCAGTCTCAGCTAAAATTTTCTTTTTGCCCATTTTTTTAGCAAGTAGCGCTTGAGCAAGAGCGTTATTTATCTTGTGCGCACCTGTGTGGTTTAGATCCTCTCTTTTTAGGTAAATTTCATGTCTGTAGTGCTCGCTCAGGCGCTTTGCAAAAAAAAGCGGACTAGGCCTACCCACATAATTTTTAAGCAGATCATCAAGCTCGTCTTTAAATTCCTTAGTCTTTGCGATGCTAGCATAGGCGCTTTCCAGCTCATCAAGGGCAAACATCACCGTTTCAGGCACGAACTGCCCGCCAAATTTTCCAAAATATGCTTTACTATTCATCTTCTACCTCACCTATGATCTTTAAAATTCTCTCTATCTTTTGCGCGTCTTTTATGCCGTTTTCGTCCTCGACTTTTGAGTTGATATCGACTAGATATGGCTTAAATTTGAGCGCCTCTTTTATGTTGTGCTCG is a genomic window of Campylobacter concisus containing:
- the trpB gene encoding tryptophan synthase subunit beta, which produces MNSKAYFGKFGGQFVPETVMFALDELESAYASIAKTKEFKDELDDLLKNYVGRPSPLFFAKRLSEHYRHEIYLKREDLNHTGAHKINNALAQALLAKKMGKKKILAETGAGQHGVATATAAALLGLECDVYMGATDVARQQLNAFRMQLLGAKVVSVEDGLKTLKEATTAAIQAWVNEIESAFYVIGSAVGPHPYPKIVRDFQSIIGTEAKAQLAEYGKKADYVIACVGGGSNAIGIFSAFLDDESVNLVGIEAGGLGIETPYHAATLSKGKTGIIHGMKTTVLQDEYGMISPVYSISAGLDYPGIGPEHAHLNDIKRVKYEAVTDDECINALYFLSKMEGIIPAIESAHALAYLEKLCPKLDKKSVIVVNVSGRGDKDINTVIGYEKGKIYG